The Dama dama isolate Ldn47 chromosome 3, ASM3311817v1, whole genome shotgun sequence genome has a segment encoding these proteins:
- the BBS10 gene encoding Bardet-Biedl syndrome 10 protein isoform X1 — protein MAAAGSVTVALHVAEVLETIVSGCLGPEGRQVLCTKPTGEVLLSRDGGRLLKALHLEHPVARVMVACVSSHLRKTGDGAKTFIIFLCHLLRGLREITDKEKDYFLFENIQTCGRHWKNCCQWKFISQALLTFQTQILDYIMDHYLSRHFLSIFSSCSKERTLCRSSLEMLLGAYFCGRVGRNNHNLISQLMCDYVFKCTACESRFEEVLEIVDDCFVELKVGVTGLPVSDSRIIAGLVLQRDFSVCCPADGDIRIAIVTETIQPLFSVSGSEFILNSEAQFQTSQLWITERTKTIVKHLQSQNVKLLLSTVKQPDLVIYCAGLNGISVVECLSSEELSLIQRVIGFAPFALPEASSQYELSHTALVKFCKPLILRSKRYVHLGLMSTCSFTPHCVVLCGPVQGLIEQHEDALHGAFKMLRQVFKDLDLNYVTQTSDQNCTSGPRIYENRENNELPKIVNSSIQRSYQDTVVKNKGELAKTQTNLKVCSNLIVPGVKLEKNVLCSGPKVAVTDSYQTEEILKCSSPNKGTIMDDHEPYIESNSANSTTENTRREISYGNLQVTKLARKDSMLSLRYKSLEMCTSQSYYISSIPAGCVLPVGGNFEILLHYYLLNYAKKCQQSEQTMVSKIIANALLGVPKILYKSKKGNYSFPQVYVRALQALQTNQPMISNQTGLESVAGKYQLLTSVLQCLTNILTVDLIINIERQPQEIYDQDSEEEL, from the exons ATGGCCGCTGCGGGGTCTGTGACGGTGGCGTTGCATGTGGCGGAAGTGCTAGAAACCATCGTGAGCGGTTGCTTGGGGCCCGAAGGGCGGCAAGTTCTGTGTACCAAGCCCACTGGCGAGGTGCTGCTCAGCCGGGATGGCGGCCGCCTGTTGAAGGCGCTACATTTAGAGCATCCCGTAGCCAG ggtgatggtggcctgtGTTTCCAGTCATCTGAGAAAAACAGGAGATGGTgctaaaacatttattatctttctTTGCCATTTACTCAGAGGACTTCGTGAGATCACAGACAAGGAAAaggattatttcctttttgaaaatattcaaaCCTGTGGAAGGCATTGGAAAAATTGCTGTCAGTGGAAATTCATTTCCCAAGCTCTTCTAACATTTCAGACACAAATATTAGACTACATTATGGACCATTACTTAAGTAGACACTTCTTGTCCATCTTTTCTTCATGCAGTAAAGAAAGAACATTGTGTAGGAGCTCTTTAGAGATGCTCTTAGGAGCATACTTTTGTGGGAGAGTGGGAAGAAATAATCACAACTTAATATCTCAGTTGATGTGTGACTATGTTTTCAAGTGTACAGCTTGTGAAAGTAGGTTTGAAGAAGTACTTGAGATAGTGGATGACTGTTTTGTTGAGTTGAAAGTTGGTGTCACCGGCCTCCCTGTTTCTGATTCCAGGATCATAGCTGGGCTTGTGCTTCAGAGAGACTTTTCTGTGTGCTGTCCAGCAGATGGTGACATAAGAATAGCGATAGTAACAGAAACCATTCAGCCTCTTTTTTCAGTTTCTGGATCAGAGTTTATTCTAAATTCAGAAGCGCAGTTTCAGACATCTCAGCTTTGGATTacagaaagaacaaaaacaatagTGAAACATTTACAGAGTCAGAATGTAAAATTACTCCTATCTACTGTGAAACAACCAGACTTAGTAATTTATTGTGCAGGACTGAATGGCATATCTGTGGTGGAGTGTTTATCATCTGAAGAACTTTCTCTTATCCAGAGAGTCATTGGTTTTGCTCCCTTTGCACTACCAGAGGCCTCTTCTCAGTATGAACTCTCGCACACTGCTTTGGTGAAATTCTGTAAACCCCTTATCCTTAGATCCAAAAGGTATGTTCATCTTGGCTTGATGAGCACCTGTTCGTTTACACCACACTGTGTAGTTCTTTGTGGACCGGTGCAGGGTCTCATTGAACAACACGAGGATGCTTTACATGGAGCGTTTAAAATGCTTCGGCAGGTATTTAAAGACCTTGATCTAAATTATGTGACACAAACCAGTGACCAAAATTGCACATCAGGTCCTCGTATATATGagaatagagaaaataatgaGTTACCAAAAATTGTTAACAGCTCAATACAAAGGTCGTATCAGGACACTGTTGTAAAGAACAAAGGTGAACTGGCAAAAACTCAAACGAATTTAAAAGTATGTTCAAATTTGATAGTTCCAGGTGTCAAATTAGAGAAAAATGTATTGTGTTCAGGACCAAAAGTGGCAGTAACAGATTCATACCAGacagaagaaatattgaaatGTTCATCCCCAAACAAAGGGACGATAATGGATGACCATGAACCATATATTGAGAGTAATTCTGCTAACTCAACAACAGAAAATACTAGAAGAGAAATTTCTTACGGAAATTTACAGGTTACAAAACTTGCTAGAAAGGACAGCATGTTATCACTGAGATATAAGTCACTAGAGATGTGTACTTCCCAAAGTTACTATATCTCATCTATACCAGCTGGTTGTGTTTTGCCTGTGGGTGGTAATTTTGAGATCTTATTGCATTACTATCTTCTCAACTATGCCAAAAAATGCCAGCAATCAGAACAAACCATGGTTAGTAAGATAATAGCTAATGCACTTTTAGGCGTTCCCAAAATCTTGTATAAGTCTAAGAAAGGAAATTACAGCTTTCCACAAGTATATGTAAGAGCTCTCCAGGCACTACAAACCAATCAACCCATGATAAGCAACCAGACAGGTTTGGAATCAGTTGCTGGTAAATACCAGTTACTaacttcagttcttcagtgcttgaCAAACATTTTGACTGTTGACTTAATAATCAATATTGAGAGACAACCTCAGGAAATTTATGATCAAGATTCAGAAGAGGAACTATAA
- the BBS10 gene encoding Bardet-Biedl syndrome 10 protein isoform X2: MVACVSSHLRKTGDGAKTFIIFLCHLLRGLREITDKEKDYFLFENIQTCGRHWKNCCQWKFISQALLTFQTQILDYIMDHYLSRHFLSIFSSCSKERTLCRSSLEMLLGAYFCGRVGRNNHNLISQLMCDYVFKCTACESRFEEVLEIVDDCFVELKVGVTGLPVSDSRIIAGLVLQRDFSVCCPADGDIRIAIVTETIQPLFSVSGSEFILNSEAQFQTSQLWITERTKTIVKHLQSQNVKLLLSTVKQPDLVIYCAGLNGISVVECLSSEELSLIQRVIGFAPFALPEASSQYELSHTALVKFCKPLILRSKRYVHLGLMSTCSFTPHCVVLCGPVQGLIEQHEDALHGAFKMLRQVFKDLDLNYVTQTSDQNCTSGPRIYENRENNELPKIVNSSIQRSYQDTVVKNKGELAKTQTNLKVCSNLIVPGVKLEKNVLCSGPKVAVTDSYQTEEILKCSSPNKGTIMDDHEPYIESNSANSTTENTRREISYGNLQVTKLARKDSMLSLRYKSLEMCTSQSYYISSIPAGCVLPVGGNFEILLHYYLLNYAKKCQQSEQTMVSKIIANALLGVPKILYKSKKGNYSFPQVYVRALQALQTNQPMISNQTGLESVAGKYQLLTSVLQCLTNILTVDLIINIERQPQEIYDQDSEEEL, translated from the coding sequence atggtggcctgtGTTTCCAGTCATCTGAGAAAAACAGGAGATGGTgctaaaacatttattatctttctTTGCCATTTACTCAGAGGACTTCGTGAGATCACAGACAAGGAAAaggattatttcctttttgaaaatattcaaaCCTGTGGAAGGCATTGGAAAAATTGCTGTCAGTGGAAATTCATTTCCCAAGCTCTTCTAACATTTCAGACACAAATATTAGACTACATTATGGACCATTACTTAAGTAGACACTTCTTGTCCATCTTTTCTTCATGCAGTAAAGAAAGAACATTGTGTAGGAGCTCTTTAGAGATGCTCTTAGGAGCATACTTTTGTGGGAGAGTGGGAAGAAATAATCACAACTTAATATCTCAGTTGATGTGTGACTATGTTTTCAAGTGTACAGCTTGTGAAAGTAGGTTTGAAGAAGTACTTGAGATAGTGGATGACTGTTTTGTTGAGTTGAAAGTTGGTGTCACCGGCCTCCCTGTTTCTGATTCCAGGATCATAGCTGGGCTTGTGCTTCAGAGAGACTTTTCTGTGTGCTGTCCAGCAGATGGTGACATAAGAATAGCGATAGTAACAGAAACCATTCAGCCTCTTTTTTCAGTTTCTGGATCAGAGTTTATTCTAAATTCAGAAGCGCAGTTTCAGACATCTCAGCTTTGGATTacagaaagaacaaaaacaatagTGAAACATTTACAGAGTCAGAATGTAAAATTACTCCTATCTACTGTGAAACAACCAGACTTAGTAATTTATTGTGCAGGACTGAATGGCATATCTGTGGTGGAGTGTTTATCATCTGAAGAACTTTCTCTTATCCAGAGAGTCATTGGTTTTGCTCCCTTTGCACTACCAGAGGCCTCTTCTCAGTATGAACTCTCGCACACTGCTTTGGTGAAATTCTGTAAACCCCTTATCCTTAGATCCAAAAGGTATGTTCATCTTGGCTTGATGAGCACCTGTTCGTTTACACCACACTGTGTAGTTCTTTGTGGACCGGTGCAGGGTCTCATTGAACAACACGAGGATGCTTTACATGGAGCGTTTAAAATGCTTCGGCAGGTATTTAAAGACCTTGATCTAAATTATGTGACACAAACCAGTGACCAAAATTGCACATCAGGTCCTCGTATATATGagaatagagaaaataatgaGTTACCAAAAATTGTTAACAGCTCAATACAAAGGTCGTATCAGGACACTGTTGTAAAGAACAAAGGTGAACTGGCAAAAACTCAAACGAATTTAAAAGTATGTTCAAATTTGATAGTTCCAGGTGTCAAATTAGAGAAAAATGTATTGTGTTCAGGACCAAAAGTGGCAGTAACAGATTCATACCAGacagaagaaatattgaaatGTTCATCCCCAAACAAAGGGACGATAATGGATGACCATGAACCATATATTGAGAGTAATTCTGCTAACTCAACAACAGAAAATACTAGAAGAGAAATTTCTTACGGAAATTTACAGGTTACAAAACTTGCTAGAAAGGACAGCATGTTATCACTGAGATATAAGTCACTAGAGATGTGTACTTCCCAAAGTTACTATATCTCATCTATACCAGCTGGTTGTGTTTTGCCTGTGGGTGGTAATTTTGAGATCTTATTGCATTACTATCTTCTCAACTATGCCAAAAAATGCCAGCAATCAGAACAAACCATGGTTAGTAAGATAATAGCTAATGCACTTTTAGGCGTTCCCAAAATCTTGTATAAGTCTAAGAAAGGAAATTACAGCTTTCCACAAGTATATGTAAGAGCTCTCCAGGCACTACAAACCAATCAACCCATGATAAGCAACCAGACAGGTTTGGAATCAGTTGCTGGTAAATACCAGTTACTaacttcagttcttcagtgcttgaCAAACATTTTGACTGTTGACTTAATAATCAATATTGAGAGACAACCTCAGGAAATTTATGATCAAGATTCAGAAGAGGAACTATAA